AGGTTTATCAGAGAAACAATAGAAAGAGTGTTGGAACAAACATATAGACCAAAGGAGGTCATAGTTATAGATCTGTCTCTTATACACATCTNNNNNNNNNNATTCCTATACGAGCTTGAACTGAAGGAGAGGAAAAGGAATTTATGGTAAGCGTAGTAATTGTAGTTTACTGCGGTGAAAGGTTTATCAGAGAAACAATAGAAAGAGTGTTGGAACAAACATATAGACCAAAGGAGGTCATAGTTATAGATGATGCATCCACAGACAAAACCCAAGAAATAATCCTCAAAAACTTCAACAAAGCGGTAAAGTATTACCGCAACGAGAGGAATATGGAAAGATGCTATTCAAGAAACAAAGGTTATAGCCTCTCTAAGGGCGNNNNNNNNNNGTTCCTATACGAGCTTGAACTGAAGGAGAGGAAAAGGAATTTATGGTAAGCGTAGTAATTGTAGTTTACTGCGGTGAAAGGTTTATCAGAGAAACAATAGAAAGAGTGTTGGAACAAACATATAGACCAAAGGAGGTCATAGTTATAGAT
This genomic stretch from Candidatus Nezhaarchaeota archaeon harbors:
- a CDS encoding glycosyltransferase, which translates into the protein MVSVVIVVYCGERFIRETIERVLEQTYRPKEVIVID
- a CDS encoding glycosyltransferase family 2 protein, with translation MVSVVIVVYCGERFIRETIERVLEQTYRPKEVIVIDDASTDKTQEIILKNFNKAVKYYRNERNMERCYSRNKGYSLSKG